The sequence GAAAATCCTCCGCTCGAAAAGTAAACCGATTTGATGGCGCTCTGTTTCAAATTCGAAAAGAGTCCGCCGTAAGAAGATTCCAACGTATACGGATGATAAACCGGGGTTTGATTAATCAAAGTTACGGTTTCCTGCGGGTCGCCTCCCCTTACATAAAGTTCCGCGCTTTCGGAAACGTGCGTGATTCCCGGCATCGTCTTGAGCGATTGATATAAATCCGCAGCCCCGCCGGGCGTAGTAAGCACGTCCATTCTGTTTATTACCAGTCCTTTCTCTTTTTCGGAACCGTAGGAACTCGCCGAAATAACCGTTTCCTTCAGTTCGACCTCTTTTTCTTTTAGGAAAATATTTAATTCTATTTCTCCGCTGCGAAACAATTCGATTTCCGTTTTGAATTTTTCGTATCCGATAATGCTTGCGCTCAAGATTGCTTTGCCTCTCTTCGAAGAGACAAATTCGAAGTAGCCCGACTCGTTTGTCATAGCGCCTTCGAAAGAACCTTCGATAAATACATTCACATACGGAATCGGCTTGCCATCGGCGTCTTTTACATATCCTTTAACCGTCGTACGGCTCTGTGCATTAATATTCAAGGCTACCAATATGCAAAAGAGCGTTTTCAAAAAAACATTATTCATTCTCATATTCCTTTATTTTTTCTTCTGCTTCAGGTATAAGCGCGTGTTTAATCCATCCGTATTCCGGCTCCGAGTTCAATGCCCTGTTGTAAGCAAAGAGAGCGGATTGTATATCTTCCAATTCAACGTATGTTCTGCCGAGCCAGGCGAGCGATTCAGCGTATCCCCACGCAGGAAGATTGCGATAATTTTCGAAGAGAAAAGTTGCTTTGCTGAAATTCTTGAGAGCTTCCTCGAAGCTGCCGCCGAACATTTTAGGAGTATTGAACTTCATCATTCCCCTGATTACGTATGAATACGGATTTTCCGGATCGATTGACTGAGCCTCGTCGAGGAGTTGATGAATTTTGGGCGAAAGCGTAACCGCGCTTATCGGATTCGTTGCAATTTTCATCATATAAATTGCAGCTTTTATTACTAGCGCGTCGGCTCTTATGTCGTCAAATTCGAGCAGCCGTTCGACATCTTTAAGAGTCGCTTCGTAATAGTTGCCGAAGACGCTTTTGTTGCCCATATTCATTTCGAGCAATTTGTAACCGAGCAGCGCGCTATAATAAGCGGCATTGTGATTCCCGCCGGTATAGGCGAGTTCATTAAATTCCGAACGAAGTTTTTCGAGATCCGACGAGTCATATCTCAAATACGCGCTTTTTGCAAGACCGATAAGACTGTCGACGCGCTCAACCTGAGAATACAATACAGACGAAACAACTAAGACGAACAGACAAATTAATGATTTCATTTTTCCTCCTCAAAGTACTTTAAAAAATAAAGCAGTTAAACAAAAAATTTTTTCTACTTCTTTCCTATTATTTTTTCCAGTTGTTCTATATATGCTTCGAATGCTTTTCTTCCTTTAGCTGTCAATTTATACGTGGTTTTCGGTTTCCGGTCGATAAATTCTTTTTTCGAGCTGATATATCCGGAGTCTTCGAGTTTTCTCAGATGAACGCTCAGATTGCCGTCGGTGGCTTTTACTTTTTCCTTGAGAAAATTGAATTCCGCTTCTTCCAGTCCGATCAAAACCGACATAATCGCAAGGCGAATTCGGGAATGAATAACTTCGTCGAGCTTTTGATAATTAAAATCTTTTCCGGATTTATCGGTCAATCCTGCTCTCCATCTCCTTTTTATACTTTTTGTAGATTACAATTCCCGGCACGGTTTGAAACGCCAACATCATCAAAGCCATCAAGAGGAGCTGCATTTCCGAGTGAATAAAGAAAAGAATCAGCGCGCCGCACCACCAGCCTGCGGAAACGTTGGTCAGCCATTTACTCTCGAGAATTTTTCCCGTCACCATATATCCGATTCCCATAATTACGGACAAAAGCGGATTGATCGACATCGGATTAATATTTCCCGAGAGCGTGCCGACAAAACCTATTAAAGTCATACTGATCCCCGCGGCGAGCCAAACCGAAGAAATCAATTTTCCGGCGTATGTTTTCGGAAAACTCTTTTCGTTTTTCTTTTGTTATAAAATGAATAGAGCCAGCCCGCGGGAATAAGCACGACCCATACATAAAAATAGTTGAAATAAATGTGCAATTTAATCGGGATATACATCGCCAGCATACCCACAATTACAAGCGCGCCCCAGAAGATGTAATCCTTGCCGTTATAAACCACTTCCCTTTTTGTTTCTTCGATTACTTTTCTGATAAACCGAATATCCTCTAACGCCCTGTTGCCGTCCACGCCTCCTCCTATTACAAAGTGCTTTGTTTTTCAAAGCACAAATTAAGCGAACTTTTCCTCTTTGTCAAGCATATTTTTTTTAATTAATAATTTTCCTTTTTATACTCGGAAAAGAGCACAAAAAGAAAATTGACGGCGAACGTGTAAGCGATTAGAAATGCAATTCCCGCAATAACTTCCGCTTGAAATCCAGGTCGAAAAACAATTCCCTCTTTCAAAAAGAGGTAATAATGATAAAGGCTTCTCATATTTATAATTGCCAGCAGCACAACGGGTAGCAGCACGAGGTTCACCGCTCTTCTCAAGCGCTTTCTTCCTTTTGCTATTTCCCTGAAAAAAAAGAAAAAGACAGCAATCGCCGCCGAATTAAGGACTCTCAGACTTTCGGAAGCAATTCTGAATTCAAGAAGACAATCGGGGAACAACTCTTCGAGTATTCTCATTAGGATCAATGTCGCAATGAATACAATCGCCAGCCTTAGAGAGAGCTTTGCGCCGGCAGCCAATCTTTTTTCGTTGATTAAAAGCGCCGCGGCAATATAAACAATCGACAAGTTCGAAATCGCCCAGAGAACCGTCGTTGTAAATCTCACCGAGGCGTCGTAGCCCAACGTCGGCTGCATTGTATAGATTAATTTATGCACCGACAAATAAACAATTCCGACTACAGCCGCAAGAGACGCGGCTGGTATATTAAATATTATTTCTTTTTTATCATAATCCGGATTTAATTGTAACTGTATTTAATCATCAACACTCGCAACAATTCCCGATTTAATTCGAGAATTTTCATAACATGGACTTCTTCGCCTTTATTATTGTATACAAAAATCAATCTTTCCGCGCCGTTGAATTTCCACGTGCCTGTCTCCAAATAGTGGGCGTCGGCGGGATGCAGCACAAGCCAGCTGCAGGCGCCGTCGTCGTTGAATGTAATCCTTCTGCGAAAACGCGATGGAGGAAATTCTTTATATCCTTCCGGCCGGAATATATCCGTACTGTCGGTCTTCTCCTCGTACGAATCGTACCACGTATTGAACAACAAGCCGATTTCTATTGCTTCGCTCTTAGTAGGTTCCTCGTTACATGCCGTCGTTGACAGTAAAATTGTAAATACGGCGAATATGATATGTCGGTTAATATATCCCATAAAAAGACTTTTAATGCGATTCAAAATAAAAACCTGCCCGGAGAAAAGCAAAGAAGAAAATGAAGCTTGACACTTGTAGACGACCGGTCTATTTTAGAGTTTATGAATTCCGCTAAAATGAAAATACTTCAATCCGCCGCGTTTCTGATACGCAAAAAAGGATTCAATCATACCGGCATTCAGGAAATTCTCGAAACAGCAGGAGCGCCCAAAGGCTCTTTCTACTATTACTTCAAAAGCAAAGAAGAACTGGGAGTTGAACTGATCGATTTCTATATCGAGTTTTTCCGCGCCAAGATAGAAGAAATAATGTCCGGCAAATCGAAACCCGGCATTAAACGAATTAAAAAATTCATAGCCGTCTTCAACGATATATTCGTATCCGAGAACTATTCGGGAGGTTGTCCGCTCGGCAACCTCGCCCAGGAAATGGGAGATCTGAATGAAAAATTCAGACTAAAAGTATCCATGGCTTTCGAGGAAATAGAGTCGTTTGTTAAAACCTGTCTCGACGACGCGGTTGCCGCCGGCGAAATCGATAATTCCGTGAACACAAAAAAGACCGCGCAATTAATCAT comes from Melioribacter roseus P3M-2 and encodes:
- a CDS encoding winged helix-turn-helix domain-containing protein — translated: MTDKSGKDFNYQKLDEVIHSRIRLAIMSVLIGLEEAEFNFLKEKVKATDGNLSVHLRKLEDSGYISSKKEFIDRKPKTTYKLTAKGRKAFEAYIEQLEKIIGKK
- a CDS encoding TetR/AcrR family transcriptional regulator encodes the protein MNSAKMKILQSAAFLIRKKGFNHTGIQEILETAGAPKGSFYYYFKSKEELGVELIDFYIEFFRAKIEEIMSGKSKPGIKRIKKFIAVFNDIFVSENYSGGCPLGNLAQEMGDLNEKFRLKVSMAFEEIESFVKTCLDDAVAAGEIDNSVNTKKTAQLIINSWEGAIMRMKVEKSLAPIKLMEKMIIDRLILKKPAKNKKSKK